The following proteins are encoded in a genomic region of Mycobacterium kiyosense:
- a CDS encoding LLM class F420-dependent oxidoreductase, giving the protein MKVRFGVGLGADTTPGRLADVVDALEFSGVDSLWFSELVYSPAVDPIVGMAYALARTSRLKVGTSVAVLPGRHPVLVAKQLASLAALAPKRVLPVFGLRSAIPAEREVFVVPDGQRAAVFDESLRVLRAVLVEESASYHGRFFTVSAAAVAPRPQPPLDIWVGGSSAAAYRRIGALADGWLGSFLTPAEARQGREAIQRAAEDAGREIDPDHLGISLAVADGELPTELAAAVRARRPDVDPAELVAAGWDRLHRQLDGYLDAGLTKFVIRPVGRAPLDGFIDRFVAELVGRQN; this is encoded by the coding sequence GTGAAGGTGCGTTTCGGGGTGGGGCTGGGCGCGGACACCACGCCGGGGCGACTCGCCGACGTGGTCGACGCCCTGGAGTTCAGCGGTGTCGACTCGCTGTGGTTCTCCGAGCTGGTCTACTCACCGGCGGTCGATCCGATCGTCGGGATGGCCTACGCGCTGGCCCGCACCAGCCGGCTGAAGGTGGGCACCTCGGTGGCGGTGCTGCCGGGGCGGCATCCGGTGCTGGTCGCCAAGCAGTTGGCGTCGCTGGCGGCACTCGCCCCCAAACGCGTGTTGCCGGTGTTCGGTCTGCGCTCGGCGATTCCGGCGGAGCGGGAGGTGTTCGTCGTCCCCGACGGCCAGCGCGCGGCGGTGTTCGACGAGTCGCTGCGGGTGCTGCGCGCAGTGCTCGTCGAGGAATCAGCCAGCTACCACGGCAGGTTCTTCACGGTCAGCGCGGCCGCGGTCGCGCCCCGGCCGCAGCCCCCGCTGGACATCTGGGTGGGCGGTTCCTCGGCCGCGGCGTACCGCCGCATCGGCGCCCTGGCCGACGGCTGGCTGGGCAGTTTCCTGACGCCGGCCGAAGCGAGGCAGGGACGCGAAGCGATCCAGCGGGCCGCCGAGGACGCGGGACGGGAGATCGACCCGGACCACCTCGGCATCTCACTGGCCGTCGCCGACGGCGAGTTGCCCACTGAACTGGCCGCGGCCGTTCGGGCGCGCCGCCCCGACGTCGACCCGGCCGAGCTGGTCGCCGCCGGCTGGGATCGGCTGCACCGGCAACTGGACGGCTACCTGGACGCCGGGCTGACCAAGTTCGTCATCAGGCCGGTCGGCCGGGCCCCGCTGGACGGCTTCATCGACCGTTTCGTCGCCGAGTTGGTCGGCCGCCAGAACTGA